In Amycolatopsis endophytica, the following are encoded in one genomic region:
- a CDS encoding stage II sporulation protein M encodes MDVDLFVAAHRAEWARLDRLLATRRLTGPEADELVTLYQRAATHLSVVRSSAPDPALLSWLSSLVTRARSAVTGSHTPAWREIGLFFARRFPAAVYTSARWWVPTALVTIVVSGLLGVWIATDSRVQASIAAPEAIRALTEPGGRFETYYSSNPATSFAAQVWTNNAWVAAMCLFFGVLLGIPVLIALWQNALNVAVSAGLMAAAGRLDVFFGLITPHGLLELTAVFVAAGTGLRLGWTVIQPGRRSRSAALAREGRSAAGIALGLVCVLLVSGMIEAFVTPSGLPTWGRIAIGVAAEVLFLVYVFVFGRRAVRAGITGDADSRDTGDLRPEAG; translated from the coding sequence ATGGACGTGGACCTGTTCGTCGCGGCCCACCGCGCCGAATGGGCCCGGCTGGACCGGCTGCTGGCGACCCGCAGGCTGACCGGCCCGGAGGCCGACGAGCTGGTCACGCTGTACCAGCGGGCCGCGACGCACCTGTCCGTCGTGCGATCCTCGGCGCCCGACCCGGCGTTGCTGTCCTGGCTGTCGTCGCTGGTCACGCGCGCCCGATCGGCCGTCACCGGCTCACACACCCCCGCCTGGCGGGAAATCGGGCTGTTCTTCGCGCGCCGCTTCCCCGCCGCCGTCTACACCTCCGCCCGCTGGTGGGTGCCGACCGCGCTGGTGACGATCGTCGTGAGCGGTCTGCTCGGGGTGTGGATCGCCACCGATTCGCGGGTGCAGGCGAGCATCGCGGCCCCGGAGGCGATCCGCGCGCTCACCGAGCCCGGCGGGCGGTTCGAGACCTACTACTCCAGCAATCCCGCCACCTCCTTCGCCGCCCAGGTGTGGACGAACAACGCGTGGGTCGCCGCGATGTGCCTGTTTTTCGGGGTGCTGCTGGGAATCCCGGTGCTGATCGCGTTGTGGCAGAACGCCCTCAACGTCGCCGTGTCGGCCGGGCTGATGGCCGCGGCGGGGCGGCTCGACGTGTTCTTCGGGCTCATCACCCCGCACGGCCTGCTGGAGCTGACCGCGGTGTTCGTCGCGGCGGGCACCGGTCTGCGGCTGGGGTGGACGGTGATCCAGCCGGGACGCCGATCACGGTCGGCGGCGCTGGCGCGGGAGGGCCGGTCGGCGGCCGGGATCGCGCTGGGGCTGGTGTGCGTGCTGCTGGTGTCCGGGATGATCGAGGCGTTCGTGACACCCTCGGGGCTGCCGACGTGGGGGCGCATCGCGATCGGCGTGGCCGCCGAGGTCCTGTTCCTGGTCTACGTGTTCGTCTTCGGACGGCGGGCGGTGCGGGCCGGGATCACCGGCGACGCCGACTCGCGCGACACCGGTGACCTGCGTCCCGAGGCGGGTTGA
- a CDS encoding DUF58 domain-containing protein, whose translation MAITGRAGLLALVGIVVVALGIPSWTGVLLVLAVIALGVVVDLLLAASVRGLSFSRTGATSARLGETAEVTLSVTNLSSRHLRGLLRDAWPPSAGVEQDRFAVAVPPGERRSVVVRLRPVRRGDRSSERVTVRALGPLGLAGRQGSHRVPGTVRVLPPFAGRKHLPSRLARLQQLDGRQAALVRGEGTEFDSLREYVIGDDVRSIDWRASARAADVMVRTWRPERDRHLLLVLDTGRTAAGRVGDVPRLDAAMDAALLLAVLASRAGDRVDFLAYDRQVRAHVAGAQLPALVNAMAPLEASLVETDARGMVAEVLRRARRRSLVVLLTGLDAAPLESGLLPVLPSVVGRHQLLVAGVADPSVASMARARGDAEAVYGAAAAERTLGERRSVVSTLVRRGVEVVDAVPEELAPALADRYLALKAAGRL comes from the coding sequence ATGGCCATCACCGGCCGCGCCGGCCTGCTGGCGCTCGTGGGCATCGTCGTGGTGGCGCTCGGGATTCCGTCGTGGACCGGGGTTCTCCTGGTGCTGGCGGTGATCGCGCTCGGCGTGGTGGTGGACCTGCTGCTCGCGGCTTCCGTGCGAGGGCTGTCGTTTTCGCGGACGGGCGCGACCTCGGCGCGGCTGGGCGAGACGGCCGAGGTGACGTTGTCGGTGACCAACCTGTCGTCGCGGCACCTGCGGGGCCTGTTGCGTGACGCGTGGCCGCCGAGCGCCGGGGTGGAGCAGGACCGGTTCGCTGTCGCGGTGCCGCCGGGGGAGCGGCGGTCGGTGGTCGTGCGGTTGCGTCCGGTGCGGCGGGGCGACCGGTCGTCGGAGCGGGTCACGGTGCGGGCGCTGGGGCCGCTCGGGCTGGCGGGGCGGCAGGGTTCGCACCGCGTGCCCGGGACCGTGCGGGTGCTGCCGCCGTTCGCCGGCCGCAAGCACCTGCCGTCGCGGCTGGCACGATTGCAGCAACTCGACGGGCGTCAGGCCGCGCTGGTGCGGGGCGAGGGGACGGAGTTCGATTCGCTGCGCGAGTACGTGATCGGTGACGACGTACGCTCGATCGACTGGCGGGCCTCGGCGCGGGCGGCGGACGTCATGGTGCGGACGTGGCGTCCGGAGCGGGACCGGCACCTGCTGCTGGTGCTGGACACCGGTCGCACGGCGGCGGGCCGCGTCGGCGACGTGCCCCGGTTGGACGCGGCGATGGACGCCGCCCTGCTGCTCGCCGTGCTGGCGTCGCGGGCGGGAGACCGGGTCGACTTCCTGGCCTACGACCGTCAGGTCCGCGCCCACGTCGCCGGTGCGCAGCTGCCCGCGCTGGTGAACGCCATGGCGCCGTTGGAGGCGAGCCTCGTCGAGACCGATGCACGAGGGATGGTGGCGGAGGTGCTTCGTCGGGCCCGGCGGCGGTCCTTGGTGGTGCTGCTGACCGGGTTGGATGCCGCGCCGCTGGAGTCGGGGCTGCTGCCGGTGCTGCCGTCCGTGGTCGGGCGGCATCAGTTGCTGGTGGCCGGGGTGGCGGATCCTTCCGTGGCGTCGATGGCTCGGGCTCGGGGGGATGCGGAGGCGGTTTACGGGGCGGCCGCGGCGGAACGCACGCTGGGTGAGCGGCGGTCGGTGGTTTCTACCTTGGTGCGGCGTGGGGTCGAGGTGGTGGATGCGGTGCCGGAGGAACTGGCTCCGGCGCTCGCCGATCGGTACCTGGCGTTGAAGGCGGCTGGGCGGTTGTGA